Sequence from the Phlebotomus papatasi isolate M1 chromosome 5, Ppap_2.1, whole genome shotgun sequence genome:
acaATAATTCTTTCCGAGTTTGTTAAATGTTTCTTATTAAAACACATTTTGTTTTCACTATTATATGTTTAGCAATGCATTTCACATTTTAACAGCGCgttggaaagctgagaaaaatTCTCTAGAAATGTTcttaacattttattaaattttctgtagTAAGAAGCGATCAGAAAAGTCAATCAAgcccaaaaagaaattttttcgaaaatcattTGAGAACTGTTTTCCTTTTGATAGTTcgcgaaaaatcatttttcgcCCGTTTATGACGATTGGAGGTTTACTGAAAGAGTGAGGTAAATCTCGAGAATTTCCATCGGTAAATGTcagtaaattttcttgatggAAATGCGCGGAAAAGCCaatcgaaaattcaaaaaaaaaaaaaaaatttgcacaaGAGCGattcatatttgaaaattcatcaaaaatccaTTTCAGTCCGTTTTTGATGATTGTACGTCCATTGAAATGGtggaaaaattcttgaaaatattcTATAGCACACACTTTGCCAGCTTTTCTTTGTGGATGTGCGTGGAAATGCTCGgtaaatataattgaaattttaagaataattgtttaaaaagcGTTTTCTGTAAAAggttttttatacaatttttcttcaaattttaattatatttaccGAGCATTTCCACGCACATCTACAAAGAAAAGCTGGCAAAGTGTGTGCTAgaatattttcaagaatttttccaCCTTTTCAATGGACGaacaatcataaaaaaaaacagaatgaaATGGAAATTATTCAAGAGGCGCTTTTCTTTggcaaaaaaattggaaaattgttccaaaagccaaaattctccATATCGACAAGATCTTCGAGTTTTAATTCAAGATTTTCATAATTAATCCATTTTAAACCCGATTTATATTAATCTCGATGGATCTGCAAGGCCAAGTGGATTTTCCAGAAAACTTTCCTCCAGAACAAAGGacattttctttgagaaaatcaGTAAAAAGGGGTTATAGACCTTCCCTTTGAATCTCCTTGATAAATGTCTGTTCAAAGTTTTTGGTTAGGTTTTCAACGTATCTAatgaaagctgagaaaattgtttttcttttgcggGAAATTGGGCGTAGAGTTCGTACCTGATTAGCCTTGGGCTGTTGTGTGGATGTTTGCAATTGGATTTGATTGGAAATTGGCGATTGTGGCGCCTGAGGTCGTTTTCCTGTGCTAtccattttcttttataatttattttaaatttcttttttagtcCATTGCCCACAAATTGGAAAAACAAATTTGAGCTATTTAGGAGTTTTTCCAGCGAAAAGAATCACTGATCTAAATCACTTGAAACACTTGAAACacctttttggaaattttgcacTGATTTCACATAACTACAGGAGCAATGCACTGACCCGTAAATCGGATAAAAAACACcccgaaaatttctttttttaactgCAGATTCCTTTGAAATCTGGGAAAAAGTGACAATTGTGACGTCGCGAGGAGATTCAGGACAAAACTGAGGTTGAGTACTTTCGAGTGTGATTTGCTGGAAGAGATGAAAATGGGCGGAGTTTAGGATTGCCCCTGGTGGGCCGCAACAGGCATCAAAGGGCGGTGACGATTTTGCCTAGTGTTCGGCGTATCGATTGCGCTCCTTTCCCGCCCTCAAACAAAAACGAAACCTACAAAAATTGTCCCTTTTCTATATTTGGTGTCAACGATAATTAAGTCGTGATCTTTTGGCTGTGCGTGCGACAACCTACCCTCCCCCCCCCTTCCCAAAAAAAACACACATAACATACCgacaacaaaaattaaataataaaataaaaaaaagggaaCTATATTGAATTACCATCAGTTCAATATTTGATTGTGGCTTTCTCACATTCACCCCTCACTTCTTGCTAATGTCATTGAGTTCATCAAATTAATTGGAAATTGTGAttttaataacaaaataaaaaaagaggggGTGCCACCATTTCATTACCTTATAACCCAAACCCTTCAATGCATAACACTTTGGTCATTTTTGTTTCTGATGCAGCCTCAGGGCCATCCAATTATCCATAATTGACTTGTTTTTTTTCGCATGCCACGTGGCACAGAGGACATTAAGATACACTgactttttcttcaattttcccgCATCGAACTTCATCTGAAATTCTCATCGAGGcaataattttggaaatataattttgagaaatattacatttttgctgcaaattacaagccacgcaaacgagcaaaagaagttacggcaaatgctgattattgaaaattttgtatggaaatttgtcgtaacttccccaaaaatggaagttacgacaaattctgataaatttttattaattaagggcacttatgataatttttatttaaaataatttttattgggcttatacaAGTTTCTCCTGGCATAGGCTATCATGGTGGGGGGGCGATCACCCCCGGGCGCTGTAAAAATATGGGGCGCAGTAAGGCtaccaaaaaaaattagaggCACTAACTAAAAGATTAAAGCGCTATAAAATGAAGacttttttgaaaacaaaagcTCCTAAGGTGCCAAGAAATTAGAAAGAAAAACATTCAgtgatataaaaaattaatttaaatttagggCGTCTAAATAATTAGGGACGCCAAGAAATTAGACGGTGAAAACTTAAagcgttaactctttcgtctcctttgggactctgggtacccatggaaaaaataatttttttagactatttagaatcgttaaaattccgattcttgtggatgattacaaactataaggatgtccaaatctaggatattttttgcaggatcccagttaactcctgagcttagatattcttggtcaaaaatcgtgatttttcgattttctgcttccttgcacatattgtgacttttttcatatttctagacccgaataagaaaaaacctctcggggccaataaatTCGAATAacaattctttcttaaattttcaaaaaaacttgctcaaacttgatgggaactctcgtccggaaaaatctagaggtcaaatgtaaggttatcccgccaatgccgccaatgcccgccatttgctttttgacagtAACCTTGTAAGGAaataacataataataataaataaataaaaatataataataatataataataaaataatataataataattcttcttgttttagtgatcaacattataaaggagtcatttgacacgcaaaaataattcacaaaattgatattattggcttttggaaaattgaactttgtccaagtttgtattctttgcgttctttaggggacgagagttcccatgagttttccaatttcccagaggcggagaaaattctttctctacaaaagtatcatatttgaccactaagacttacaataaagtgagttttactgaaattcgttcgctggatatgttgtggtccggaaagagttaaaatataaAGACGCTCTAAGAATAAGGACGTGTATTAAAAATAGTGCACTCACAAAATAAGAGCGCCGCAAAATTATAGTGTGGTGAAGCCAGTCATAAGCCTAGAAGATCAacttaaatatatataaaggTGTGatttgtgattctttcattcaaaaattcGGATTGTAGGCAAAATAGAGGAGAAcgtggaaaaaaaaagaatacgttTTGGCGGGAAAACAAACGTGTCGTTAGGAGGATGTGACAGAAGTCACACGTCATGACATCTGTAACATCCTTTTTGATGGGTGTGTGACTGCATCAAGGTACCACCAGATGGCGGTACAGAAGTGCATGCGCACTCAATAATTGTCACAAGAAAGTGAAGGAAATGGTACAATAGAGCAGCCATTTATCCTGTTTTCGTCCTGCCATTTATGCTATTTCTCACAAATACAGATAGACGCAAAATAACAGAAAAACGAAAaaagaataattgaaaaagtttGTACAGAGTGTGTAATTTGTGGATTTTGGGAGTGCGTGAGTGTGTTCACGGGAAACACACACGGGGAGACCACTTTGTGTGGTGTTTTTGTGTGGAGGGTTTGGAGGGGTTGAGGTGCGGTGTATTTGCACATGCCGACCCCTGGTGAATCCCAATCCACGCAACAGTGGCGCCATCGGGCATCGGAACACCAACTGGCACTAAGAGGCATGGCCACCAAGGACGACAGGGAACATCAGGTGCATATCCTGCATCTATCGCCATCCAATTACACCAGTAGCCCCATTCAGACTGGTGGAGGAGCCAGTGGTGGAGCTGTTAAACGCATCACGGAGCACATTCAAGCTGTTGGAGAACCAAGGATGAAGCGTCTTATTGTGCCAAGCAGTGTCTCGGGCATCCATCAACCGGTCAAACCGGGAAAATTTCTCATTCACAGCAATCTCAAGCTTGTGACTTCCAGGCGTGACACAACAGAGACTACAGCCAGTCACGCACGAGCACTGATGAGTAGTGTAGTGAAGACAGCAACTGGCACCACAACTGCCATCTCCAGTGGAATTCCCATTCTAACAGGAATTCCCATTCTAACAGCTGTCACGTCCACGGATACAAGTAGTAAGTATCTTATAGGCGTTTTGCGATATCAACTTTTTCTATCGAAAAACAAAATGGCGGCTTAACTGAGTCATCGTCTAATTTGTTTCTATTTTGGCGCAGGAGATGACCGTCGACCAGCGAATATTGTGGTAAAGAGTCTACCACGTGGCGTTCATGCTCTTCAGTTGCGCAACACAGATGCCACCTATCTTATACCCGTCACATGTCCCGTCACCTTAGTACCCCGAACCACTGCACCATCGTCAGTTCAGGTGGCGGCTCTGGCACGACCCAAGCCCGATCCAGCCCTTCAGGAACAATTACTAGAATTTGATAAGGTGTGCAAAGAAGTAAAGGAGCGCAGTGCACCTGTGCGCAATCACAAGCGTACCGGATCAGTATCAAAGGCAACAACAGCTTCCAGTGGCACCACCATCGATGCTGGTCAAAATAGTCGAACAGATGAGGAGCACAAACATGCCAAAATTTATGCCATTCTGGCGgaatatcacaaaaaattgGCCAATTCTCCAGATTTGAACAATAAACCAGCGCCCAGGAGACGATCAGCGCCACCACAGGGCACCACTGTGGTGGCAACAAAACGCAAAAAAGTAACAGCtactgctgctgctgctgttgctaAGGTGGCAACCCCAAAAGAACCACAAACAACAGCAGCAGCACCATCTACCAGTGCTGTTGTCAACTATGTGAGCATAGTTAGGCCACTTAGAATTGCTCTGGGATCATCTCAGCGTCTTGTAGCACTGTCCGGAGCCGCTTTGCCCACCACATCAGCCACTCTGGCACCAAGTCAGACTCATCAGGTAAGAGACATTCAAGGTAACTTTTTGCAGATGGCACTACTCTAGGATTGGAGCGAGTGTAGCGCCACAGTTTTGGGGTGGGAAAACTGTGTTTCGTTGCAGCGCCATCACACGGTGGCCACTCACATTTTTGGCGCACAATTTGGGCGCCAAAAATTCTGTTAATTATTGACATTTGATAGTTTAAACTGCCATTTTTTTGTTTGCCTCTTTCTATTCCAAAAGTGCCCTGCAAGACCAAAAGTTCTGGTTTTGGAGAAACCATCGGGTCAGTATGTCATTAAATCGGTGGCTGTGAACCAAAATGGAACTGGAGGAGCCCCCAAGGTGTCGCAAAATGAACAGAAGGACACCTTTAGGCAGGATATTGTGGCAGATTGTGAGGATCTTGGTGTTGATATACCAAATGCCAGTGATCTATTTCCCGAAGCTGATTACTTGCTGGAGGAGTGTCTGGCACCCACGGATTTTGGAGCGGAGGAAGTCATCGAAGCGCCCCCTGCAGATACGGTCATCAGAACACTAACACATGATCGACAACACATGGCGcagcaataaataaataacttaaaaaaaagtgcAACAATACTCatcatgtgtttttttttcttaccctaaatttaaataataaataataataatggtggcaacaatagaggaacttaggccttttCGCAAGAGgaaacatccattattatttttgttttcactGGATCACTgtattcgaacccggaacacttgcatcatagagcgagtgctctaccacttcaCCGATTGAGTGCCCTTTACCTAAAATTTGGaggttatgaagaaaaaaaataataggcagtttttcattttaaattattttcttttaatgttaatttctttttaatctaactttttgtttgtcaaatgacgtgtgtgtgtgtgtgtggagTTGTTTCTATTGAGCGGTAAAAGATGCCATTTGCACCCAGATGGCGTTGGTGTGATATGGGGGCGCCAGTGATAGCAGTAGAACGCCCAGGACGCAGAGAGTTGTGGTGGAAGGGCAGGGCATAGCGCTGCTGGTCTGCATGGCTGCTGGATGTTCGCCATTGAGAACATGAACAACAACTGAAGCACTAACAGCCCCTGAAAAGTAGGCAAACAGACAGAAAATGTAAGTGAAATAGAGGTTAAACTAAGATAGCGGTACGCAACTACCAGCTGGCTGACAAGTATAATTGCCACTGTCACGTAGCGCTGCTCGTGTCAGCATCAAGCGACTCGTCGTGCCAGCATCGGTTTTTTCCGTTTCCAACGAAATGCCCCCTCTCGCCGAATCGAAATCAACAACGGCCGAATCGTGCAGCCAGGCAATTGAGGGAGCATGGACATTGACAGCACATGCCAGTGAAATTGTGCTGCCCTTTTTCACATGGACTTCAGCCGATCCGAGAATTTTGGCCCGTGCTGCCGCCATTAAATCTGTAAAATGATATACTTCACACTATAGTTATCGTTATCACCAATGACAATGATATTAAACTAACCTGTGACATCGAGATGGAAGGCCATGTTGATTTTGGGCTCAGTATTAACTTGACATTCGTAGATGCCGGAATCACGACGCTGGGCGTACTCAATTCGCAAATTCCAGTCGTCGCTGTTAGCCAGATGCTCCACAGAGAACCTCTGGTCGCTGGTGTAAGTGAATGTGTTTGAGGTTAGGATGTGAAGATCTCGTTTTCGCATCCACGATATCTTTTGAAAATATCATCAAAAAATAAGTCAATATTGGACACACTCTCTCCACAGAATTAAATTTACACCACCaatcattgaaaaatcaaaacaaactaTTTACCGTTCTATTTCCGCGATTTCTCACACGACATTTCAATATGGCCGTCTCATCGACAACCGCTGTCACATTTCTCGATGACACATCGTCAAAATATGGTCGATCCAGCACAATGGCGCCACCTGTCCAGTAAAGAGTCAGGTTAGAAAGTAATAATACTATCTTTTATCTGTCAAAACTTCTCAATCTATTATCAGGTATTATGTATATAACATTTATATGAATGTatacatataaatatataaatgtatGTATATATGTTTTTTGTTCTGTCACTTACTGGACACTGGAAGACTCCAAATGGTGCAAAGGTGCTGAAAATGGTAGAGACAGGAGATAATGATGAAGTATGCGACATTATGTCGCTCACTGGAGTTTATTTGGCTCATAAAGGCGTCTCATTGGCAATTGTCCTCGATTCTGTATCCACCAGccactctttctctctctctcactctctcttcATCAACTACATCTCACTTTTCACTTCACTaacattttcacttttttaccaatttttgcacaaacagatgataaaaataaacaatgaaaaatagaagaaagatGTCCAGGATAATGACAATTGgttcaattaatgagaaaacagcGTGAAACAGGAATATACTTTTgctaaaatatacaaaatcaCCAATAATGGCTCTATGGCGTTATGTTGACTCGATGCTGCTCCTGCAGCTACTGACAAGGATTCGGGTCTTTGGCGGTCCTTATTTGCGATATCCCCGCCAATGGCAGCCATGCGCATTTCAGCCTTCTACAACGTAAAGAAGGATGCTCTATGCGTGGCACATTTCCATTGGAAGTCCATCAGAAATCCGAGGATTCATGGAAATATCTTACACATGGTCCTTCGTTATCCAGCTGAC
This genomic interval carries:
- the LOC129808718 gene encoding uncharacterized protein LOC129808718; amino-acid sequence: MPTPGESQSTQQWRHRASEHQLALRGMATKDDREHQVHILHLSPSNYTSSPIQTGGGASGGAVKRITEHIQAVGEPRMKRLIVPSSVSGIHQPVKPGKFLIHSNLKLVTSRRDTTETTASHARALMSSVVKTATGTTTAISSGIPILTGIPILTAVTSTDTSRDDRRPANIVVKSLPRGVHALQLRNTDATYLIPVTCPVTLVPRTTAPSSVQVAALARPKPDPALQEQLLEFDKVCKEVKERSAPVRNHKRTGSVSKATTASSGTTIDAGQNSRTDEEHKHAKIYAILAEYHKKLANSPDLNNKPAPRRRSAPPQGTTVVATKRKKVTATAAAAVAKVATPKEPQTTAAAPSTSAVVNYVSIVRPLRIALGSSQRLVALSGAALPTTSATLAPSQTHQCPARPKVLVLEKPSGQYVIKSVAVNQNGTGGAPKVSQNEQKDTFRQDIVADCEDLGVDIPNASDLFPEADYLLEECLAPTDFGAEEVIEAPPADTVIRTLTHDRQHMAQQ
- the LOC129808720 gene encoding zwei Ig domain protein zig-8 yields the protein MSQINSSERHNVAYFIIISCLYHFQHLCTIWSLPVSSGAIVLDRPYFDDVSSRNVTAVVDETAILKCRVRNRGNRTISWMRKRDLHILTSNTFTYTSDQRFSVEHLANSDDWNLRIEYAQRRDSGIYECQVNTEPKINMAFHLDVTDLMAAARAKILGSAEVHVKKGSTISLACAVNVHAPSIAWLHDSAVVDFDSARGGISLETEKTDAGTTSRLMLTRAALRDSGNYTCQPAGAVSASVVVHVLNGEHPAAMQTSSAMPCPSTTTLCVLGVLLLSLAPPYHTNAIWVQMASFTAQ